Genomic DNA from Leptospira broomii serovar Hurstbridge str. 5399:
GTCTTGGACAAGTCCGTCTCCTTCCTTGCTGAACAGGGTTTTTCTCGGTTCGTGAAAAACCAACTCCGAAATTCAAAGAATTTCCGGGAAAGGACAACGATTGGATTTGGATCGGGGAAATCCCGCCCTTTTTGTTAGACTCCTCGAATCTTACGGATGATTTCTGTGCTCGAAAAACCTTGAATAAAGGGAAGAATTTGGACTTCTCCGCCAAGACTACGAACAAGCGGGGTTTCCGGTAGTGTCTCTCTATCGTAGTCTCCACCTTTGGTATGAATATCGGGACGAATCCTCGAAATCAGTTCGATAGGGGTTTCTTCCGCAAATACGGTAACGGCACTCACGAAAGAAAGACACACGAGAAGAAAAGCCCTATCCTCCTCCGGATTAATAGGTCTTTCCGGCCCCTTGATTTTTTTCACTGAAGAATCGGAATTGAGACCGATCCAAAGAAAATCGCCCAGTTCTGAGGCCTGGGCAAGGTACGTTAGATGTCCTTTATGCATCAAATCGAAGACACCGTTCGTAAATACGATTTTATGAGTTTTACGAACGCGATTTGCAATCGCCGAGGCCTCCGAAAACGATATAATTTTATCCAAACAGGATTGAATTATGTTCAACGAAGCAGACCTCTTTTTTCCAAGGCTAATTGCAGCTCTTCCAGTGAAACGGTTTCCGCTCCTAGTTTACCTACGACGACTCCGGCCGCCACGTTTGCAATTAATGCCGATTCCAATTCCGTTAAACCCGCGGCGCAGAAGGCAGTGTATGCGGATATTACAGTATCTCCTGCGCCGGTAACGTCGAAGACTTCCTTGGCAACTGTCGGTATATGATGAGTTTTTCCTTCCTCAGCTAGATAGAGGCTCATTCCCTTTTCTCCGCGAGTGATCATCATGGATGGGGACCGGAGACGTTCCGCGATTTCCTTTGCGGCGATCTCTACTTCCTGATCCGAATCCAATTTTCTTCCTAGAGCGCGCCCAGCCTCGTGATGATTCGGAGTCATGATGCTTGCAGTTTCGTACTGAAAAAAATGAGAAACCTGCGGATCGACGGTGACGATTTTCCCTTTTTTTACCGCTAATGAAATGACTTCATGAATTAATCTAGGAGTAAGAGTCCCTTTATCATAATCCGATAGCACAACCCCGTCCACTTGGTCGATTCGGTCCGCGAATGCTCGAATCAATTCGGACTCTTCCTCTTGGGTTAAAGAAAGTGTTTCTTCTCGATCGATTCTACAAACTTGCTGATGACCTGCTATCACTCTTGTTTTCAGTATCGTTGGTACTCTCTCGGAACGAATCACTTTGTTTTCTCTTGCGTCCGTCTTTTCGGCGGTCAACAAATTACTCAATGTTTTAGCGGTCTCGTCGTTTCCGGATCGTCCTAGAACGACGGATTGCACTCCGAATCTAGATAAATTTTTGATCACATTCCCGGCACCGCCTAAAGTCGTTTTTTCTTTTCGAATCCAGACGACGGGAACCGGGGCTTCGGGAGAAATTCGATTTACTTCGCCGAACAAATACTCGTCGAGAATTAGATCTCCTAAAACGATAATCTTTGTCTTGGAGAGCCTTGAGGAAGCGGCGGCATACTGATGTTTTTTTATAGAGTACAATTTCAAACCGAGATTAGCAAATTCGTTTGCGTTTTCTCTTCAAAAGGTTAGGATATTCCTTCGGTGTCAACAACTACAATCCCTATCTTTCCCCTTCCCGGCATCATTCTATTTCCGGGAACGTTTCTTCCTCTACATATATTCGAACCCAGATATCGAATGATGTTGGATTATTGTTCCGAGTCGGGGGAAGAAATGGCGGTGGCTCCTATTCGAATGGATTCCTTAAAGAAGCAAGATCCTCATCCGGAGATCGAATCCGTTTTTGGCTGGGGAACGATTATCCGACGGGATCCCCTTCCGGATGGAAGATCGAATATTCTTCTCGAAGGGAAAGGTATCGCTAAACTAAGCGGATACGAGGTTATGGATCCGTTTCGAATCGGAATCATCGAGAAAATTCCCTCTGAGACTAAATATACTCAGGAAGACGTTTTTCGAGACGTTTTCGATAAGATACTTTCATTAACGAAGCGAATCCTCTTAGCCGAAGGCGCACAGGAAGATCTGATTTTGCGAATGAACGAACTCTGGAATCATCCCTTTCCGATTGATTTCATTTCTTCAATTTTAAATTTCGAATTCCAGAAAAAGCAGGAGATTCTCTCTCATCCGGATCCGATCGCGAAAGCGAAAGTATTACTCTGGATCGTAGAGGAAATGAATTTGGGAGAATGAACTAAGAATTTTTCTTTTCTTCGTCGTCCTTCACCGAAGCTTCAACCGACTTAATCGATCACAGTCCGAAATAACCGTCTTGAGAGTACGAAGCGATCCAACCACCACTTCGAATTGACCTTATCGAAAATTACTCCGCGAGAAGAGGAAGCGTGTGCAAACTCAGTTTCCGAAAGCACTAATCCGACATGCGTTACTTTCGTTTGGTTGGGCGATGCGGAAAAGAAAATTAAATCTCCGGCCCTCATTTCATTATGAGTGACGGAGATTCCGAGTTTTGTCTGAGCGCCGGAGGCGCGGGACATTCGATTTTCAGGGACTCCGATTCTACCATCGGTCAAAGCTCTATACGTAAATCCGGAGCAGTCCGTGCCTGTTTTTGCAGCCCCTGCCCATTTATAAGGAGTTCCCACCCATTCTCCGGCAACTTTACGTAACATAGATGCCGATAAGGTTTGCCAATTTTGTTTTATAATGCTCGGTTCGGGCGACGGTTCATTCGGTTCGGGAAGATTCGGAACTAAAGGCGGTTCGCTAACCGGTTCGAATTTCGGACGATCTCCGATTATAATTTGACCTATTTCGTTTAACGAGCTTTCTATCGCTCTCGCTTTACCTAATGCAGGTTCTTTCGAGTTCAAACCTTGGTTGTACACCGTCTTCAGATTTGAAAGAAGAATGTACGACCCTCCCTCCAACTTATCGTCCAAAACCGATTTATAATCTTTTTCCCAACGCCCGAAGCTTTCCTTTTTGCCACGCGGACTAAATTGTTTCAGAATCCTTGTCGCAAGTCTATTTTGCGGAAAATCGACCAGCTTTCCGGCGGAAAGGGCTCGTCCACCCGCTAGAACGGAAAATCCGGACCATTGTTTCTCTAACGCGGCTTCCAGAAATCGATTTCGAACCTCCTCTCGAATACCCGCCAATTTTGTTTCTTTTAAATACAACGCAATGTAAGGAAAATCTTCATCGCTAAGATCTCGAGTAGCAGAAGGAGGAATTGCGTCTTCCGCTTCTTCAAAACTAAGTCCCGCAGTTTGCGCGATATCAATTTTTAAAATTAGATCCGCTACCTTCTCCGGCGGCAAACCTTCCAAAATTGCCCAAGGGATGATTTTCTTAGTGATTGTCAGGACATCTTTATCGCCGGATCTTTTTCCGATTTTTTGAAAGACAGTATTCTTGATCAGTAAGGTCTGCCCTCTGGAGAAATCATCCTTTAGTAGATCTTGAAACGAATCTGCAAGCAAGGGATGCTGAAAAATACAAAGCAGAATAAAGATAGAAATTCTTGATTTCATCTTACCCCGTGCATCCAATATTCTAATTTTTTCCGAAATAGAAATAAGAAGATTCCTACGAGTCCCGGGAAAATGACGAAGATCAAAAAGAAGACGGATAGGTTTTCCCGTCCACCCATAAGGCCGGCCAACTCGCCGGCAATAACGTGTCCGAAGAAGCTAGAAAGAAAAAAAATTCCCATCATCATGGATGCCATTCTAGCCGGAGCAAGTTTTGTGATCAAAGACAAGCCGACTGGTGAAATCAAAAGCTCTCCGATTGTATGAAATAAAATCGCAAGAACGATCCACCCGGAAGAGAATTTACCTGACGATACCGAAGTTACGACGGAAAGAATCAAGAAACCGCAGGCTAAGGTGATTAATGCCGAGCAAAATTTAGTGACGCTTGAAACGTGAATTCCCGAGGCCTCTAACTTTCTCCAGGCCCAAGAGATTCCTAACGAAAATAAGATTACAAAAATAGGATTTAAGGATTGGTAATTAGCTGCCGGAATTTCCCAACCGTAGAAATTTCGATCCACATATCGATCAATGATTAGGTTCAAAGAGGAACCCATCTGTTCGAACGACGCCCAAAAAACGATCGTCACGCTGGAAAAAACCAGAATGGCCCGTATTCTTCCGGCGGTAACAAGGCCAGTCGATGAACTATCCAGTTGCGAACCTTCGGATCCGATCTTCGAATTTTTATCTTTTCCGGGAAGGAAGGCTTCTCCTGCGATCTTCCTCCCTAGAAAGGCGAAGATAAGTAATCCGGTCAGCATTCCGACGGCTGCGACTCCGAATCCGTAGTGCCAACCGTAAATGTCGGCGATATTAGCGCAGGCCCAGGTTCCTAGTACGGCGCCAGTATTGATTCCGAAATAGAAAATCGTAAAACCTGAATCTTTTAAATCGGACTTTCCTTCCAATTCGTAAATTCTACCAACCACAGTCGAAATACAGGGCTTAAAGAATCCGTTCCCTAGGATCAAAAGAGCCAAGCCTAAAAAAAAAGTAATGCTTCCATCGATGGCTAAGGAGAGGTGTCCGAACATCATCAACAGTCCTCCAAGAAAGATGGAGGATCGATAACCTAAAAAACGATCCGCTAGAAATCCTCCGAAGATCGGAGTTAGATATACAAGTCCGTTGTAGACTCCGTAAATTCGGTTTGCCTCAGGATCGGAAAGCAGCCATTCCTTAGTCAGAAACAAAACGAGCAATGCACGCATTCCGTAAAAGGAAAATCTTTCCCACATCTCGACTAAGAAAAGAATAAAAAGTCCTTTCGGATGTCTTAATTTCCCTTGGCTCTCGACTGCCATTGAGGCTCCTTTATATTGGATTCGAAATTTGCATATCTGGCGGCTACGAATAAATGATCCGAGAGACGGTTTAGGAATTTCAGAGTTTCCGGATAGATCTCCACGCCCGAATCCTTCGCCTTTACTAATTCTCTTTCGAGCCTACGGGTAAGAGTACGACTTACATGTAGAAGCGCCGAGGCCTGAGAACCTCCTGGCAGTATAAAATGCTTGAGTGGGGAGAGGGAATTTTGCCAATCATCGATTTCTCGTTCCAACTGGAGAGTATCTTCTTCCAACAAGCAGGAAGTGCCGTCATCCTTTTTGTAACCTGCGAGTTCGGATCCTAATTCAAATAAAAGATTTTGGATTCGTTCTAGGCTAATTCTTAATTTAGAGTCCGACTTCAGAAATGAAGTCGCCACACCTAAGGAAGAATTCAATTCGTCTGCGGTTCCGTACAATTCAACGCGGTCGTCTGCTTTGGAAACTCTCAATCCGTTAGCAAGGGAAGTTGTCCCAGTGTCGCCCTTTTTAGTGTAGATTTTCATATAAATAAGGAATTAGGGGACAAAATCTCCGGAAGCGGCAGAAATTTCCCTAGGAAAAGGGTTAGTTATTGGAAAAAAAGTTGCAGATTGATTAAAAGGGAGTATATTTAAATCAGAATTTCCCTTATAGGATATATCGTCTTCGATGGTTTAGTCCTTTAGGAAAAATTATAAAAAAAGTCCGCCCCTTCGGAAAATTAGGGAGCGGAAATTCGCAGTGGAACCCGGTGAGCCCGGGGGGCTCCCCTCCCCCCAAAGAGCCGGAAATATAGGTACGGACGGATCCGTACCTCATCTACAGGGAGGTTGTTGATGATAATCAATCACAACATCAGCGCTCTTCGTACGAATAATGTACTGAAGACAGTAAACCAAGATCAAGATAAAGTCGCAGAAAAGCTTTCTACCGGAATGCGTATAAATCGTGCCGGAGATGATGCATTAGGATTTGCAGTATCGGAAAGAATGAGAACTCAAATTCGAGGTATCGCTCAGGCGGAACGAAACGTAATGGATGGGGTCTCCTTTATCCAAGTTACGGAAGGAAACCTGGAGCAAGTGAATAATATTCTGCAAAGATTGAGAGAACTTTCCGTTCAGACTTCAAACGGAATCTACTCGGACGATGATCGAAAATTGGTTCAACTTGAAGTCGATCAACTGATAGACGAAGTGGATCGATTGGGAAAAACGGCCGAATTTAATAAGATTCGTCCGTTAAGCGGAGCTTATTCGAAGGAATCCAAGAATCCCATCCAGCTTCACGTCGGCCCGAATCAGAATGAGAAACTCGAAATTTTCGTGGACGCCATGAATGCCGCTGCTTTGCAATTAGAAAGCAACGGGAAAAAGCAGACTTTATCCACTCCGGCTTCTTCCAATTCGATGATCGGCATTTTGGATAATGCAATCCAAAGAGTCAATAAGCAGAGGTCCGATTTAGGAGCTTACTACAACCGATTAGAGATTACCGCGGAAGGTTTGCAGGCAAATTACATTAATATGGTTTCGGCGGAAAGTCGTGTTCGAGACGCGGACGTCGCGGAACATATTGTGGAATTTACGAAAAATCAAATACTGACTAAGAGCGGCGTTGCGATGCTTGCGCAAGCAAACATGCGCCCCGAACAGGTCGTAAAACTTTTGAGTGAGAGATTCGGCTGATTTTTTATTTTAAAGCTAACTTGAAGCTTGAAAAAGGAGTCCGCTCGGATTTTCTTAGTTGAATGTCAAACCATGAACTGCAAGCCCGCTAAATCAAGCGGGCTTTTTTACGCTTAAAGATATTAATAAAGGATAATTCTTTCTATGAATTCCGAAATCGCAAGCTTACGATTTTTAGGAGCGGTAGGCACGGTCACCGGGTCCAAATACCTACTTACCGTATTGGGCAAAAATATTCTGATCGATTGCGGATTATTCCAAGGCGTAAAGGAATTGCGCTTACGAAATTGGGACGTTCTTCCGGCCGAGGCGGAAAAAATCGACGTTATCCTTTTGACCCACGGACATTTGGATCATACAGGTTACTTACCTAGGCTGGTAAAATCGGGATTTTCAGGAAGCATTTTGGCAACTGCTCCTACCCTCGACGTGGCCGAAATCATTTTGAAAGACAGCGCTCATCTTCAAGAAGAAGA
This window encodes:
- a CDS encoding flagellin N-terminal helical domain-containing protein, which codes for MIINHNISALRTNNVLKTVNQDQDKVAEKLSTGMRINRAGDDALGFAVSERMRTQIRGIAQAERNVMDGVSFIQVTEGNLEQVNNILQRLRELSVQTSNGIYSDDDRKLVQLEVDQLIDEVDRLGKTAEFNKIRPLSGAYSKESKNPIQLHVGPNQNEKLEIFVDAMNAAALQLESNGKKQTLSTPASSNSMIGILDNAIQRVNKQRSDLGAYYNRLEITAEGLQANYINMVSAESRVRDADVAEHIVEFTKNQILTKSGVAMLAQANMRPEQVVKLLSERFG
- a CDS encoding peptide MFS transporter; this translates as MAVESQGKLRHPKGLFILFLVEMWERFSFYGMRALLVLFLTKEWLLSDPEANRIYGVYNGLVYLTPIFGGFLADRFLGYRSSIFLGGLLMMFGHLSLAIDGSITFFLGLALLILGNGFFKPCISTVVGRIYELEGKSDLKDSGFTIFYFGINTGAVLGTWACANIADIYGWHYGFGVAAVGMLTGLLIFAFLGRKIAGEAFLPGKDKNSKIGSEGSQLDSSSTGLVTAGRIRAILVFSSVTIVFWASFEQMGSSLNLIIDRYVDRNFYGWEIPAANYQSLNPIFVILFSLGISWAWRKLEASGIHVSSVTKFCSALITLACGFLILSVVTSVSSGKFSSGWIVLAILFHTIGELLISPVGLSLITKLAPARMASMMMGIFFLSSFFGHVIAGELAGLMGGRENLSVFFLIFVIFPGLVGIFLFLFRKKLEYWMHGVR
- the rfaE2 gene encoding D-glycero-beta-D-manno-heptose 1-phosphate adenylyltransferase, translated to MNIIQSCLDKIISFSEASAIANRVRKTHKIVFTNGVFDLMHKGHLTYLAQASELGDFLWIGLNSDSSVKKIKGPERPINPEEDRAFLLVCLSFVSAVTVFAEETPIELISRIRPDIHTKGGDYDRETLPETPLVRSLGGEVQILPFIQGFSSTEIIRKIRGV
- a CDS encoding cob(I)yrinic acid a,c-diamide adenosyltransferase; this translates as MKIYTKKGDTGTTSLANGLRVSKADDRVELYGTADELNSSLGVATSFLKSDSKLRISLERIQNLLFELGSELAGYKKDDGTSCLLEEDTLQLEREIDDWQNSLSPLKHFILPGGSQASALLHVSRTLTRRLERELVKAKDSGVEIYPETLKFLNRLSDHLFVAARYANFESNIKEPQWQSRAKGN
- a CDS encoding LON peptidase substrate-binding domain-containing protein: MPSVSTTTIPIFPLPGIILFPGTFLPLHIFEPRYRMMLDYCSESGEEMAVAPIRMDSLKKQDPHPEIESVFGWGTIIRRDPLPDGRSNILLEGKGIAKLSGYEVMDPFRIGIIEKIPSETKYTQEDVFRDVFDKILSLTKRILLAEGAQEDLILRMNELWNHPFPIDFISSILNFEFQKKQEILSHPDPIAKAKVLLWIVEEMNLGE
- the rfaE1 gene encoding D-glycero-beta-D-manno-heptose-7-phosphate kinase encodes the protein MYSIKKHQYAAASSRLSKTKIIVLGDLILDEYLFGEVNRISPEAPVPVVWIRKEKTTLGGAGNVIKNLSRFGVQSVVLGRSGNDETAKTLSNLLTAEKTDARENKVIRSERVPTILKTRVIAGHQQVCRIDREETLSLTQEEESELIRAFADRIDQVDGVVLSDYDKGTLTPRLIHEVISLAVKKGKIVTVDPQVSHFFQYETASIMTPNHHEAGRALGRKLDSDQEVEIAAKEIAERLRSPSMMITRGEKGMSLYLAEEGKTHHIPTVAKEVFDVTGAGDTVISAYTAFCAAGLTELESALIANVAAGVVVGKLGAETVSLEELQLALEKRGLLR
- a CDS encoding C40 family peptidase; the protein is MKSRISIFILLCIFQHPLLADSFQDLLKDDFSRGQTLLIKNTVFQKIGKRSGDKDVLTITKKIIPWAILEGLPPEKVADLILKIDIAQTAGLSFEEAEDAIPPSATRDLSDEDFPYIALYLKETKLAGIREEVRNRFLEAALEKQWSGFSVLAGGRALSAGKLVDFPQNRLATRILKQFSPRGKKESFGRWEKDYKSVLDDKLEGGSYILLSNLKTVYNQGLNSKEPALGKARAIESSLNEIGQIIIGDRPKFEPVSEPPLVPNLPEPNEPSPEPSIIKQNWQTLSASMLRKVAGEWVGTPYKWAGAAKTGTDCSGFTYRALTDGRIGVPENRMSRASGAQTKLGISVTHNEMRAGDLIFFSASPNQTKVTHVGLVLSETEFAHASSSRGVIFDKVNSKWWLDRFVLSRRLFRTVID